In Rhodobacteraceae bacterium LMO-JJ12, a single window of DNA contains:
- the hisD gene encoding histidinol dehydrogenase, with protein sequence MPVILDATTADFEAQFSALLGAKREDSPDVDEAVAGIIADVRARGDEAVIALTAKFDRLVLTPDTLRFSAQEIEMHCAAVPADERAALEQAAERIEAYHARQMPEDALWEEETGAKLGWRWSAVSAAGLYVPGGLASYPSSVLMNAIPAKVAGVERLAITCPTPDGVVNPLVILAAKLAGVDEIYRIGGAQAIAALAYGTESIPPVDKITGPGNAFVAAAKRRVFGKVGIDMIAGPSEILVIADADNDPDWLALDMLSQAEHDESAQAILITDSPVMAKAVQVAIERHLQTLERREIAAASWRDNGAVIHVPDLATAARLSNRVAPEHLELCVADPMALADDITHAGAIFLGAWTPEAIGDYVGGPNHVLPTARSARFSSGLSVLDFLKRTTLAQMTPEALRAIGPAAETLANSESLEAHGLSVRARLNHLNKP encoded by the coding sequence ATGCCCGTGATCCTCGACGCCACAACCGCCGATTTCGAGGCGCAGTTTTCCGCCCTTCTTGGCGCCAAGCGCGAGGACAGCCCCGATGTCGATGAAGCCGTGGCCGGGATCATTGCAGATGTGCGCGCGCGCGGCGATGAGGCGGTGATTGCGCTGACGGCAAAGTTTGATCGACTGGTGCTGACCCCGGACACATTGCGGTTTTCTGCGCAGGAGATCGAGATGCATTGCGCGGCCGTGCCCGCCGATGAGCGCGCGGCACTGGAACAGGCCGCTGAACGGATCGAGGCTTATCACGCGCGCCAGATGCCGGAAGACGCGCTCTGGGAAGAAGAAACCGGCGCAAAGCTCGGCTGGCGCTGGAGCGCAGTATCGGCGGCGGGGCTTTATGTGCCGGGCGGCTTGGCCTCTTATCCCTCATCGGTTCTGATGAACGCGATCCCCGCCAAAGTCGCCGGGGTTGAGCGGCTGGCCATCACTTGCCCGACCCCCGATGGCGTGGTCAATCCGCTGGTGATCCTCGCGGCCAAGCTTGCCGGGGTAGACGAGATTTACCGCATCGGTGGTGCGCAGGCGATTGCGGCACTGGCCTATGGCACCGAAAGCATTCCGCCGGTCGACAAGATCACCGGGCCGGGCAACGCCTTTGTCGCCGCCGCCAAACGGCGGGTGTTCGGCAAGGTTGGCATCGACATGATCGCCGGGCCGTCCGAAATTCTGGTGATTGCCGACGCCGACAATGATCCTGATTGGCTCGCGCTCGACATGTTGAGCCAGGCCGAACATGACGAGAGTGCGCAGGCGATCCTGATCACCGACAGCCCGGTGATGGCCAAGGCGGTTCAGGTGGCGATTGAACGCCATTTGCAAACACTGGAACGGCGCGAGATTGCCGCTGCAAGCTGGCGCGACAATGGCGCGGTAATCCATGTGCCGGATCTGGCCACCGCCGCGCGATTGTCAAACCGCGTCGCTCCCGAGCATCTGGAACTTTGCGTTGCCGACCCGATGGCGCTGGCCGACGACATCACCCATGCGGGGGCAATTTTCCTTGGTGCGTGGACACCCGAAGCCATTGGCGATTACGTCGGCGGGCCGAACCATGTGTTGCCCACCGCGCGCTCGGCACGGTTTTCTTCGGGGCTATCGGTGCTGGATTTCCTCAAGCGGACAACGCTGGCGCAAATGACGCCCGAGGCGCTGCGCGCCATTGGCCCGGCGGCGGAAACTCTGGCCAATTCGGAAAGCCTTGAAGCGCACGGCCTGTCGGTGCGCGCCCGGCTTAATCATTTGAATAAACCCTGA
- a CDS encoding DUF2948 family protein has product MSQDATFEEGHEAPLNLGALDAEDLKVISALAQDAVFPISEMRFQARKRRFALLLNRFRWEDKGRERHGPERVQSLLVFDNVLHVASQGLDRSDPEVILSLLAISWEPGEDGTGHVLLTLAGDGAIRLEVEALEARLKDVTRPYRAPSRHVPDHPDD; this is encoded by the coding sequence ATGAGCCAGGACGCAACTTTCGAAGAGGGTCACGAGGCACCGCTCAATCTTGGCGCGCTTGACGCCGAAGATCTCAAGGTCATCTCGGCACTCGCTCAGGATGCCGTATTCCCGATCTCTGAAATGCGCTTTCAGGCGCGCAAACGCCGCTTCGCGCTTTTGCTCAACCGCTTTCGTTGGGAAGACAAGGGACGCGAGCGCCACGGCCCGGAACGGGTACAATCGCTGCTGGTGTTCGACAACGTGCTGCATGTGGCGAGCCAGGGGCTTGACCGCTCCGACCCCGAGGTCATCCTGTCGCTGCTGGCAATAAGCTGGGAACCGGGCGAAGATGGCACCGGCCACGTCCTTCTGACTTTGGCGGGCGACGGCGCGATCCGGCTTGAGGTTGAAGCATTGGAAGCCCGGCTGAAAGATGTGACCCGCCCCTATCGCGCGCCGTCCAGACACGTTCCGGACCATCCCGACGACTGA
- the murA gene encoding UDP-N-acetylglucosamine 1-carboxyvinyltransferase has protein sequence MDQIIVTGNGELRGEIPIAGAKNACLTLMPATLLSEEPLTLTNAPRLSDIKTMTELLGSLGAEVTSLQNGQVLAMSSHDINNHIADYDIVRKMRASNLVLGPMLARLGHAVVSLPGGCAIGARPMDLHIHGLEALGAEIELKDGYLHAKAPGGLKGAVIEFSFASVGATENVMMAATLAKGTTVLKNAAREPEIVDLATCLRAMGAQIDGDGTSTITIQGVDRLHGATHPVVTDRIELGTYMLAPAIAGGEVLCLGGKLSLVGAFVEKLDQAGVDVTETDRGLLVRPRNGRVNAVDVTTEPFPGFPTDLQAQMMALLCTANGTSVLEEKIFENRFMHAPELMRMGADIDVHGGNATVRGVERLKGARVMATDLRASVSLILAGLAATGETVVSRVYHLDRGYEHVVGKLQGVGAKIERVKEQ, from the coding sequence ATGGATCAGATCATCGTCACCGGAAATGGTGAACTCCGGGGCGAGATCCCCATCGCCGGCGCCAAGAACGCCTGCCTCACGCTGATGCCGGCCACACTTCTCAGCGAAGAGCCGCTGACGCTGACCAATGCGCCCCGCCTCAGCGACATCAAGACGATGACGGAACTGCTCGGCTCGCTGGGCGCCGAAGTCACCTCGCTGCAAAACGGCCAGGTGTTGGCAATGTCGAGCCACGACATCAACAACCACATCGCCGACTACGATATCGTGCGCAAGATGCGCGCCTCCAACCTGGTGCTGGGGCCGATGCTGGCGCGGCTCGGCCATGCCGTCGTCTCGCTGCCCGGCGGCTGCGCCATCGGTGCGCGCCCGATGGATCTGCACATTCACGGCCTCGAAGCCCTCGGCGCCGAGATTGAACTGAAAGACGGCTATCTGCATGCCAAGGCGCCCGGCGGGCTCAAGGGCGCCGTGATCGAATTTTCATTTGCCTCCGTTGGTGCCACCGAAAACGTAATGATGGCCGCGACGCTGGCCAAGGGCACGACGGTGCTGAAAAACGCCGCACGCGAACCCGAGATTGTTGATCTCGCCACCTGCCTGCGCGCCATGGGGGCGCAGATTGACGGCGACGGCACCTCAACGATCACCATCCAAGGCGTTGACCGCCTGCACGGCGCCACCCATCCGGTGGTGACCGACCGGATCGAGCTTGGCACCTATATGCTGGCGCCTGCGATTGCAGGCGGCGAAGTGCTGTGCCTTGGTGGCAAGCTTTCTCTGGTCGGGGCGTTCGTCGAAAAGCTCGACCAGGCCGGTGTCGATGTGACCGAAACCGACCGTGGCCTGCTGGTGCGTCCGCGCAATGGCCGGGTGAACGCGGTCGATGTGACGACCGAACCCTTCCCCGGCTTCCCAACCGATTTGCAGGCCCAGATGATGGCGCTGCTCTGCACCGCCAATGGCACGTCGGTTCTGGAGGAAAAGATTTTCGAGAATCGCTTCATGCACGCCCCCGAATTGATGCGCATGGGCGCCGATATCGACGTGCATGGTGGCAATGCAACAGTGCGAGGGGTTGAACGCCTCAAAGGCGCGCGCGTCATGGCGACCGATCTGCGCGCCTCTGTTTCGCTGATCCTCGCCGGGCTGGCGGCGACAGGCGAAACGGTGGTGAGTCGGGTCTACCATCTTGATCGCGGCTATGAACACGTGGTGGGCAAGCTCCAGGGGGTTGGCGCCAAGATTGAACGGGTCAAAGAACAATGA
- a CDS encoding ImmA/IrrE family metallo-endopeptidase — MGDMSDFRAPAMSWAQVDAAADSVRNSFRLEEVPYFPVVDVVEKLLANRFEEISFEICTHAEMDGAEGLTCPRGRFIRIREDVYEEACTGGVRARFTFAHELGHLLLHTDADKPLARAMSNERLKPYRSAEKQANRFASTLLMPGRHISILDSAEDLMERFGVSRPAASYRLDDLVKRGWF, encoded by the coding sequence ATGGGTGACATGTCCGATTTCAGGGCTCCGGCTATGAGCTGGGCGCAGGTGGACGCTGCCGCTGACAGTGTCCGCAACAGCTTCCGGCTTGAGGAGGTGCCCTACTTTCCGGTTGTCGACGTTGTCGAGAAGCTGCTGGCCAACCGGTTCGAGGAAATCAGCTTTGAAATCTGCACACATGCAGAGATGGACGGTGCTGAGGGGCTGACGTGCCCCAGGGGGCGGTTCATCCGCATCCGCGAGGATGTGTATGAGGAGGCTTGCACCGGCGGCGTTCGCGCCCGATTCACGTTCGCCCATGAACTGGGCCACCTCCTCCTTCACACCGATGCCGACAAGCCGCTGGCGCGCGCTATGTCGAACGAGCGGCTCAAGCCGTATCGGTCTGCCGAGAAGCAGGCAAACCGCTTTGCCAGCACGCTGTTGATGCCGGGTCGCCACATTTCGATCCTCGACAGCGCTGAGGACTTGATGGAGCGTTTCGGCGTCTCCCGGCCCGCCGCCAGCTACCGCCTTGATGATCTTGTAAAGAGGGGGTGGTTCTAA
- a CDS encoding helix-turn-helix domain-containing protein — translation MTTEIGKELRKLRIDRDERLYDMSHQLEKSSAFISAVERGSKSPPSGFEELVIAAYQLAGDAADALRRAADRSRKAFTIEAQTPLERDAAGLMARRMSSKMDALSPDELEKILAILRKGDSD, via the coding sequence ATGACCACAGAAATCGGAAAGGAGCTGCGGAAGCTGAGAATTGATCGAGATGAGCGCCTCTACGACATGTCTCATCAGCTTGAGAAGTCGTCGGCCTTCATCTCCGCAGTCGAGCGCGGCTCAAAAAGCCCGCCCTCGGGCTTTGAAGAGCTTGTCATCGCCGCATACCAGCTCGCAGGCGATGCAGCCGATGCCCTGCGCCGGGCCGCAGACCGGTCGCGGAAGGCATTCACAATTGAGGCGCAGACGCCGCTGGAGCGCGATGCCGCCGGTCTGATGGCTCGGCGGATGAGTTCCAAGATGGACGCCCTGTCCCCTGACGAGCTGGAGAAGATACTCGCCATCCTCCGCAAAGGAGACAGTGACTGA
- a CDS encoding recombinase family protein, whose translation MDCPKAPPRRAAIYARVSTGEQTPENQLIRLREVAARAGWAVVCEYVETASGASRARPGLDAMVKDAARRRFDVVMAWDVSRLGRSLRDLVDLFETLRSVGCDLFLEQQALDTSTPAGRALLQMSGVFAEFERAMIVERTKAGMARARARGKQIGRAPASDALIDAIRALRADGIGMDRIARNLKCGKGLSQRVCQEFDKEMADG comes from the coding sequence ATGGACTGTCCGAAAGCACCCCCGCGCCGTGCCGCGATTTATGCCCGGGTATCGACCGGCGAACAGACGCCTGAAAACCAGCTTATCCGCCTGCGAGAGGTGGCGGCGCGCGCGGGCTGGGCGGTTGTGTGCGAATATGTCGAGACGGCATCCGGCGCCAGCCGCGCGCGGCCCGGGCTGGACGCGATGGTGAAGGACGCCGCGCGCCGCCGTTTCGACGTTGTGATGGCGTGGGATGTGTCGCGCCTCGGGCGATCCCTGCGCGATCTGGTGGACCTGTTCGAGACGCTGCGCAGCGTCGGCTGCGACCTCTTTCTGGAACAGCAGGCGCTCGACACCTCGACACCGGCGGGCCGCGCCCTGTTGCAGATGTCGGGCGTGTTTGCCGAGTTCGAGCGGGCGATGATCGTGGAGCGCACGAAAGCCGGGATGGCCCGTGCCCGGGCGCGCGGCAAGCAGATCGGTCGCGCCCCGGCTTCTGACGCGCTAATCGACGCGATCCGCGCCCTGCGCGCAGACGGGATAGGAATGGACCGGATCGCGCGCAACCTGAAATGCGGCAAGGGCCTGAGCCAGAGGGTTTGCCAAGAGTTCGACAAGGAGATGGCAGATGGATGA
- a CDS encoding DUF5906 domain-containing protein, with amino-acid sequence MRGDEENAPGAGQQTGGEGEHVEDNPDIIGDSIAPDGNGADQKDLLPDPDAAVDFLEAWRPGGPWVLTAIEVDPPKGREPRTPTVTLSDPAKVRQWVMDHSGGGWNLYFTVNVTRGSIGKKPKKADMAAATGLHVDVDPRPGEDFDSERERAERVLQEYSPAATVIIDSGGGFQGFWRLGEELDLPGEPGDEARHLPVEERNLKIETTLQGDSCHNIDRIMRLPGTINWPGGKKRKKGRKPALARVVSADWSRCYTLADFERSRMAAAGAAYGAARVSLSKDLPRVEGLESLPAAVSDRTKMLITNGDDPDNPTKYPSRSEVLFAVLCELVRAEVADDVIAAVILDPDHGISAHVLEQPNPRRYAQRQIQRAHDQAIDPALRELNDQFTVLENEGGKCRILEFVEIPTGLKGKTRSVVTLQSFEDFRNRFLNRSVVVGRDKDGNDVKMALGKWWLQNAARRQFHSLTFRPRDGEEVGTGATRQLNLWQGFTVPPVPGDWSLMRAHIRDVLASGDEASDSYIIRWMAWTLQNPDEPAEVALTFRGEPGTGKGVFGRTMAQLFGQHGLHTGGSEMITGRFNKHFRDCCLLFADEVVWDGDRKAEAKVKTFLTEPTLMIEGKGVDAVTWPNMLHVIISSNSEWVVPAGPFERRYAVFDVAATQRQRRGYFAPLFAELESGGLAAMLHDLLAMDLGRWHPREDVPKTDALNDQKSRGLDPIHSEVLDMLHEGALPFDMAADTRGSDACPFVATNDFKEHVLRRTRVAVTSVAVSKVLKKIGAKKNRKSRPSGYVLPILGEARASWNAQPDLPAQNWDEAADWAGAIEPWEVNRDEPGR; translated from the coding sequence ATGAGGGGTGATGAAGAAAACGCCCCCGGCGCGGGACAGCAGACCGGGGGCGAAGGGGAGCATGTCGAAGACAACCCTGACATCATCGGGGATAGTATAGCCCCGGATGGCAACGGAGCCGACCAGAAAGACTTGTTGCCTGACCCGGATGCGGCGGTGGACTTCCTTGAGGCGTGGCGTCCCGGTGGGCCTTGGGTCCTGACCGCAATCGAGGTGGACCCGCCCAAGGGGCGCGAACCCAGAACGCCTACGGTCACGCTTTCCGATCCCGCGAAGGTGCGGCAGTGGGTCATGGATCACAGTGGCGGCGGGTGGAACCTCTACTTCACGGTAAACGTGACGCGCGGCTCGATTGGAAAAAAGCCCAAAAAGGCGGACATGGCGGCTGCAACGGGCCTCCATGTGGACGTGGACCCGAGGCCGGGCGAGGACTTCGACAGCGAGCGCGAGCGGGCGGAGCGGGTGCTGCAGGAATACAGCCCTGCGGCCACGGTCATCATCGACAGCGGGGGCGGGTTCCAAGGCTTCTGGCGGTTGGGCGAGGAGTTGGACCTACCGGGCGAGCCCGGTGACGAGGCCCGCCACCTGCCCGTGGAGGAGCGGAACCTCAAGATTGAGACGACCTTGCAGGGTGACAGTTGCCACAACATCGACCGCATCATGCGGCTGCCCGGGACCATCAACTGGCCCGGGGGGAAGAAGCGCAAGAAGGGGCGCAAGCCCGCGCTGGCCCGGGTTGTGTCGGCAGATTGGTCCCGGTGCTACACGCTGGCCGACTTTGAGCGGAGCCGGATGGCGGCCGCGGGCGCGGCATATGGCGCAGCACGGGTGAGCCTGTCCAAGGACCTGCCGAGGGTGGAGGGGCTCGAAAGCCTGCCCGCCGCCGTCAGCGACCGGACCAAGATGCTGATCACGAATGGCGACGATCCAGACAACCCGACCAAATATCCCAGCCGGTCTGAGGTCCTTTTCGCTGTGCTGTGTGAGCTGGTCCGGGCGGAGGTGGCCGACGATGTGATTGCGGCGGTGATCCTTGACCCTGACCACGGCATAAGCGCCCACGTGCTCGAACAGCCGAACCCGCGCCGATACGCCCAGAGGCAGATCCAGCGCGCGCACGACCAGGCGATTGACCCCGCGCTGCGCGAGCTGAACGACCAGTTCACGGTTCTTGAAAACGAGGGCGGCAAGTGCCGCATCCTTGAGTTTGTCGAGATACCAACCGGCTTGAAGGGCAAGACCCGCTCCGTGGTGACGCTCCAGAGCTTCGAGGACTTCCGCAACCGCTTCCTGAACCGCAGCGTGGTTGTCGGGCGGGACAAGGACGGCAACGATGTGAAGATGGCCCTCGGCAAGTGGTGGCTCCAGAATGCGGCCCGGCGGCAGTTCCACTCTCTGACGTTCCGGCCCCGCGATGGCGAGGAGGTCGGCACCGGTGCAACCCGCCAGTTGAACCTCTGGCAGGGCTTCACGGTGCCGCCCGTGCCGGGTGACTGGTCCCTGATGCGCGCCCACATCCGCGACGTGCTGGCCAGCGGTGACGAGGCGTCCGACAGCTACATCATCCGGTGGATGGCGTGGACCCTACAGAACCCGGACGAACCGGCGGAGGTCGCGCTGACCTTCCGGGGCGAGCCCGGGACCGGCAAGGGCGTGTTCGGCAGGACGATGGCGCAGCTCTTTGGGCAGCACGGACTGCACACAGGCGGCAGTGAGATGATCACGGGCCGGTTTAACAAGCACTTCCGGGACTGCTGCCTGCTGTTCGCTGACGAGGTGGTATGGGACGGGGACAGGAAGGCGGAGGCCAAGGTCAAGACCTTCCTGACCGAACCGACGCTGATGATTGAGGGCAAGGGCGTGGACGCGGTGACGTGGCCGAACATGCTGCACGTCATCATTTCGAGCAACAGTGAGTGGGTTGTCCCCGCCGGTCCCTTTGAGCGCCGCTATGCCGTGTTCGACGTGGCGGCGACCCAGCGCCAGCGGCGCGGCTACTTCGCGCCGCTCTTTGCCGAGCTTGAATCCGGCGGGCTGGCGGCTATGCTGCACGACCTGCTGGCGATGGACCTAGGGCGCTGGCACCCACGAGAGGACGTGCCCAAGACCGACGCCCTGAACGACCAGAAATCGCGCGGCCTTGACCCCATCCATTCCGAGGTGCTGGACATGCTCCACGAGGGGGCGCTGCCCTTCGACATGGCCGCCGACACGCGCGGGAGCGATGCCTGCCCGTTTGTCGCCACCAACGACTTCAAGGAGCATGTCCTGCGCCGGACGCGGGTGGCAGTGACTTCCGTTGCCGTGTCGAAGGTCCTCAAGAAGATCGGCGCGAAGAAGAACCGCAAGAGCCGTCCCTCTGGGTATGTGCTGCCGATCCTAGGCGAGGCGCGCGCATCATGGAATGCGCAGCCGGACCTGCCAGCCCAGAATTGGGATGAGGCGGCGGATTGGGCCGGGGCGATTGAACCGTGGGAGGTGAACCGAGATGAACCGGGTCGATAA
- a CDS encoding AlpA family phage regulatory protein, producing MPDADTLLTIEEVAVRTRLSKPTIYKLIRQGDFPRQLRLCANKVAWLEREVSDWVAARAEARTAV from the coding sequence ATGCCAGACGCAGACACTTTGCTTACGATTGAGGAGGTTGCCGTGCGTACCCGCCTCTCCAAGCCCACCATCTACAAGCTGATCCGGCAGGGGGACTTTCCCCGCCAGCTCCGCCTCTGCGCCAACAAGGTCGCGTGGCTTGAACGCGAGGTGAGCGACTGGGTTGCCGCCCGAGCTGAGGCGAGGACGGCGGTATGA
- a CDS encoding integrase arm-type DNA-binding domain-containing protein: MKKKLTEMAVSKIAPEAGRRLEVFDTLTPGLALRVTERGKKSWSVMYRVAGRGREGNRGALRRMTLGAYPLIDLKAARERARAAIDLADRGDDPADKRKDEMRQKGERVFEVICARFIELHAKAHTVKWRDTERLLDTYAVPAWRGRPIDQIDRAAAHELLDDIAMEHGTGAAREVRKHITKLFNWAVDRGLLAASPVAGMRRPELGYTPRERVLSMDELRAVWAAAGKMGYPFGPMVRLLILTAQRRAEVANLERGWLLPDQQAFEVPASHYKTDRPQVVPLSAPALAVVEGLPKWNSGDFMLSTTAGKRPVSGFSKAKARLDKLSEVEGWTLHDLRRSAATHMARLGVAQEHIERVLGHAIEGVAGTYNRYSYLPEKRAALDAWGQEWV, from the coding sequence ATGAAGAAGAAGCTGACTGAGATGGCCGTGTCCAAGATCGCACCAGAGGCGGGGCGGCGGCTTGAGGTGTTCGACACGCTGACGCCGGGCCTCGCCCTGCGCGTGACTGAGCGCGGCAAAAAGAGCTGGTCCGTGATGTATCGGGTCGCGGGCCGGGGCCGCGAGGGCAACCGGGGGGCGCTGCGCCGGATGACCCTCGGGGCCTATCCCCTGATCGACCTCAAGGCGGCGCGCGAGAGGGCGCGGGCCGCAATCGACCTTGCCGACCGTGGTGACGACCCGGCGGACAAGCGCAAGGACGAGATGCGCCAGAAGGGTGAGCGGGTGTTCGAGGTCATCTGCGCCCGCTTCATCGAGCTTCACGCCAAGGCCCATACCGTCAAGTGGCGCGACACCGAGCGGCTGCTGGACACCTACGCGGTCCCGGCGTGGCGCGGCAGGCCCATCGACCAGATCGACCGGGCGGCGGCGCACGAGCTGCTGGACGACATTGCGATGGAACACGGGACCGGCGCGGCGCGCGAGGTGCGCAAGCACATCACCAAGCTGTTCAACTGGGCGGTGGACCGGGGCCTTCTGGCCGCGAGCCCGGTGGCTGGGATGCGCCGCCCCGAGCTGGGCTACACACCGCGCGAGCGGGTGCTGTCGATGGACGAGCTGCGCGCCGTCTGGGCGGCGGCGGGCAAGATGGGATACCCGTTCGGGCCGATGGTGCGCCTGCTGATCCTGACCGCGCAGCGCCGGGCGGAGGTCGCCAACCTTGAACGCGGATGGCTGCTGCCCGACCAACAGGCATTCGAGGTCCCGGCCAGCCACTACAAGACCGACCGCCCGCAGGTGGTGCCGCTGTCGGCCCCGGCGCTGGCCGTTGTCGAGGGCCTGCCCAAATGGAACAGCGGGGACTTCATGTTGTCCACCACGGCGGGCAAGCGGCCCGTCTCCGGCTTTTCCAAGGCCAAGGCCCGGCTGGACAAGCTGTCCGAGGTGGAGGGCTGGACGCTGCACGACCTGCGCCGCTCCGCCGCAACGCACATGGCGCGCCTCGGGGTGGCGCAGGAACACATTGAGCGCGTCCTGGGCCATGCGATTGAGGGCGTGGCGGGGACCTACAACCGATACAGCTACCTGCCGGAGAAGCGGGCGGCGCTGGACGCATGGGGGCAGGAATGGGTGTGA
- a CDS encoding AlpA family phage regulatory protein, with protein MRYLTFRDLQLKLGGRGRSSIYRDLEQGRLPQPMKLGGRLYWNEAELDAFLKAAQ; from the coding sequence ATGCGCTACCTTACATTTCGCGACCTTCAACTCAAACTTGGTGGCCGTGGTCGCAGTTCGATCTACCGCGACCTTGAACAAGGCCGATTGCCACAGCCAATGAAGCTGGGTGGTCGCTTGTATTGGAATGAGGCTGAACTCGACGCCTTTCTCAAGGCCGCACAATAA
- a CDS encoding integrase arm-type DNA-binding domain-containing protein: MPHVSKKLTTAFVKTAPTGKHSDGDGLWLYKRRDGGAQWVLRYTLFSRRHEMGLGRFPSVSLKEAREEADKWRAVVRQDIDAIKERERHRREAERNLHILSDIARDAFESRKADLKGEGKAGRWFSPLELYILPKLGKMPVSEIDQRDIRDTLAPIWHTKPDTARKGLNRLGICMRHAAALGLNVDLQATMKAKELLGAQRQERKNYCAMKWQDVPAFYQTLNGGSITELALQFLILTGMRSKPIRFAHIDQIEGDIWTVPADLLKGRVNKTTDFRVPLSYEAQRVIEQARPMARDGFIFSGVRKGVISDATLSKFMTRQGYPERPHGFRSSLRDWLAEATNAPHEVAETCLGHVTGSTVERAYRRTDYLDQRRALMERWGQMTSQGINQVSRIANL; the protein is encoded by the coding sequence ATGCCGCACGTCTCAAAGAAGCTCACCACAGCGTTTGTGAAAACCGCTCCAACGGGCAAACACTCGGATGGTGACGGGCTTTGGCTATACAAGCGCCGCGATGGTGGGGCGCAATGGGTGCTACGTTACACCTTGTTTTCCCGCCGTCACGAAATGGGCCTTGGCCGCTTCCCAAGCGTATCTCTGAAAGAAGCGCGCGAAGAAGCCGACAAATGGCGAGCGGTCGTGAGGCAGGACATAGACGCCATTAAAGAACGCGAGCGACATCGCCGGGAAGCTGAACGTAACTTGCATATTCTCAGCGACATTGCCCGAGACGCCTTTGAAAGCCGTAAGGCCGACCTGAAAGGCGAAGGCAAAGCTGGCCGTTGGTTCAGCCCCCTAGAACTCTACATACTGCCCAAGCTGGGGAAAATGCCGGTTTCGGAAATTGACCAACGCGACATTCGCGATACGCTTGCACCTATTTGGCACACGAAACCCGATACGGCGCGCAAGGGGCTGAACCGTCTTGGCATTTGTATGCGCCACGCCGCCGCGCTGGGCCTCAACGTCGATCTACAAGCGACAATGAAGGCCAAAGAACTGCTAGGGGCGCAACGGCAGGAGCGGAAAAACTATTGCGCTATGAAATGGCAGGACGTGCCAGCGTTCTATCAGACGCTCAATGGCGGCTCGATAACCGAGCTTGCTTTGCAGTTTCTCATTCTAACCGGGATGCGCTCAAAGCCTATTCGCTTCGCCCATATCGACCAGATTGAAGGCGATATTTGGACCGTGCCAGCCGATCTGTTGAAAGGCCGTGTCAACAAAACCACCGATTTTCGCGTGCCCCTGTCATATGAAGCCCAGCGCGTGATTGAACAGGCAAGACCCATGGCACGGGATGGCTTCATTTTTTCGGGCGTGCGCAAGGGCGTCATATCCGACGCAACCCTAAGCAAATTCATGACGCGCCAAGGCTATCCCGAGCGCCCCCATGGCTTTCGCTCATCCCTTCGCGATTGGCTGGCAGAAGCCACAAACGCGCCCCATGAGGTTGCCGAAACCTGTCTTGGGCATGTCACCGGCTCAACCGTTGAACGCGCCTATCGCAGGACGGATTATCTGGACCAACGCCGCGCTCTGATGGAACGCTGGGGGCAGATGACTTCGCAAGGTATCAATCAGGTTTCAAGGATTGCAAATCTATGA